In Alistipes ihumii AP11, a genomic segment contains:
- a CDS encoding pseudouridine synthase: MSTFDPKKKKGFPGEDRRGDRFGNYSRRDDSRSFDRDGEPSPFVRDKRPRISRPSRDVRSGFDGPSGDGEKRRSFNPNFTRDNRRRDEFPREKSYRRFDREERSWNREDAPKERSYNRYDRDDRPQGPRKPFDADSRSFPHGDRPQTAAKPWSRDNRRGKEDRRPSRDGSRDSRGDKRYGTKKQGAGHSYRDGRTSSYPRFDAPKPAGAIRLNRFIANSGICSRREADDLITAGLVAVNGQIVTELGSKVNPDDEVRFNGSVIKGEKKVYIVMNKPKGFVTSLDDPHADKTVMDLLKGAVAERVYPVGRLDKNSVGVLLITNDGELTRKLTHPSYNKQKVYQVTLDKPLAQADMTKIAEGITLEDGEIHADEISYVSENRKEVGIEIHSGRNRIVRRIFESLGYSVQKLDRVYFAGLTKKKLKRGGWRFLSPMEVNRLKSGEYE; encoded by the coding sequence ATGAGCACATTCGATCCGAAAAAAAAGAAGGGCTTTCCCGGCGAGGACCGCCGCGGCGACCGCTTCGGAAACTACTCCCGTCGAGACGATTCGAGAAGTTTCGACCGCGATGGGGAACCGTCGCCTTTTGTCAGGGACAAGCGTCCGCGAATCAGTCGGCCCTCGCGGGACGTAAGGTCCGGTTTCGACGGTCCGTCCGGCGACGGCGAGAAGCGGCGCTCTTTCAATCCGAACTTCACGAGGGACAATCGCCGGCGCGACGAATTCCCGCGAGAAAAATCCTATCGTCGGTTCGACCGCGAGGAACGGTCGTGGAATCGGGAGGACGCGCCCAAGGAACGCTCTTACAACCGGTACGACCGGGATGACCGGCCGCAGGGCCCGCGCAAGCCGTTCGACGCCGACTCCCGTTCTTTCCCGCACGGCGACCGTCCGCAGACCGCGGCCAAGCCGTGGAGCCGGGACAATCGTCGCGGCAAGGAAGACCGGCGTCCGTCCCGGGACGGATCCCGCGATTCGCGCGGCGACAAGCGCTACGGAACGAAAAAGCAGGGAGCAGGACATTCGTACCGTGACGGCCGGACGAGCAGCTACCCGAGATTCGACGCTCCGAAGCCGGCGGGGGCGATTCGTCTGAACCGTTTTATCGCCAACTCGGGTATCTGTTCGCGCCGCGAGGCCGACGACCTGATTACGGCCGGTCTGGTGGCTGTCAACGGACAGATCGTGACCGAACTGGGATCGAAAGTCAATCCGGACGACGAGGTGCGTTTCAACGGGTCGGTCATCAAAGGGGAGAAAAAAGTCTATATCGTGATGAACAAACCCAAGGGCTTCGTTACTTCGCTCGACGACCCGCATGCCGACAAGACCGTCATGGATTTGCTGAAAGGTGCTGTCGCCGAGCGGGTCTATCCGGTCGGACGGCTCGACAAGAACAGCGTGGGTGTGCTGCTCATCACCAATGACGGCGAGTTGACCCGCAAGCTGACGCACCCGAGCTACAATAAGCAGAAAGTCTATCAGGTGACTCTCGACAAGCCGCTGGCACAGGCCGATATGACCAAGATAGCCGAGGGAATCACGCTCGAAGACGGGGAGATTCATGCCGATGAGATCAGCTATGTCAGCGAAAACCGCAAGGAAGTGGGCATCGAGATACATTCCGGCCGCAACCGGATCGTGCGCCGTATTTTCGAGTCGCTCGGCTACTCGGTCCAGAAGCTCGACCGGGTCTATTTCGCCGGACTGACGAAGAAGAAACTCAAGCGCGGTGGCTGGCGCTTCCTCTCGCCGATGGAAGTGAACCGGCTCAAGAGCGGGGAATACGAATAG
- the lipB gene encoding lipoyl(octanoyl) transferase LipB, whose amino-acid sequence MQKRMFNELLEAKKAGIGAGQTLLMVEHPHVYTLGKSGHESNMLVSDEFLRSIGASYFHTDRGGDITYHGYGQLVGYPILDLERLGLSLKEYVWTVEECVIRTVAEYGIEAGRLDGATGVWIEGDTPRARKICAIGVKASRYVTMHGFALNVTTDLRYFSYINPCGFVDKGVTSIEKETGAQPSLEEVARRFAAHFGELAGCRVSY is encoded by the coding sequence ATGCAGAAGCGCATGTTCAACGAGCTGCTCGAGGCGAAAAAGGCAGGCATCGGGGCCGGGCAGACGCTGCTGATGGTGGAACATCCGCATGTCTACACGCTCGGCAAGAGCGGTCACGAGTCCAATATGCTCGTAAGCGACGAATTCCTGCGCTCGATCGGGGCGAGCTACTTCCATACCGACCGGGGCGGGGACATCACCTATCACGGATACGGTCAGTTGGTCGGCTATCCGATTCTGGACCTCGAGCGTCTCGGACTGAGCCTCAAGGAGTATGTCTGGACCGTCGAGGAGTGCGTGATACGGACCGTGGCCGAGTACGGTATCGAGGCCGGGCGGCTCGACGGGGCGACCGGCGTCTGGATCGAGGGTGACACGCCGCGCGCGCGCAAGATCTGCGCTATCGGGGTCAAGGCTTCGCGCTATGTGACGATGCACGGGTTCGCGCTGAACGTGACGACCGATCTGCGCTATTTCTCGTACATCAATCCTTGCGGCTTCGTCGACAAGGGGGTTACCTCGATCGAGAAAGAAACGGGAGCGCAGCCGTCGTTGGAAGAGGTGGCGCGTCGCTTCGCCGCGCATTTCGGCGAGCTTGCCGGCTGCCGGGTGAGCTATTAG
- the recJ gene encoding single-stranded-DNA-specific exonuclease RecJ translates to MSAEKRWVIKPQGDPAKVENLSAALGIPPVLANLLVQRGIETHEEAWQFFNPKLENLHDPFLMKDMDRAVRRVDEAVRRGEPVMVYGDYDVDGTTAVALVYSFLRRQGHPSLLFYIPDRYTEGYGVSIKAIDYAQRKGVKLIIALDCGIKATEKVAYAKSKGIDFIVCDHHLPGDTIPDAVAVLDPKRVDCGYPFKELSGCGVGFKMLQGYCQYKGLPFSEVECLLDLVVVSIASDIVPLVGENRILAHYGLKRLNEKPGKGLLSIIKICGLDKHQITIDDIVFKIGPRINAAGRMEVDSDDENAAPSGGHSAVYLMVARDEEVASEYGAFIDTCNQDRKNIDRSITQQAHELIERNPEMKARKSTVIYNPKWMKGIVGIVASRLIETYYRPTVVLTMSNGFVTGSARSVPGFDLYQAVESCSDLLENFGGHIYAAGLTMRPENVDEFTRRFNEYVERHIDPQMLIPQVEIDSELLFSDITPQFRSTLNRFQPFGPGNNSPVFVTRGVSNRGDARLVGAEREHLKMDLIQGQKPNTLIPAIAFQQPALYEHVRSGRGIDVCYTVVENHYRGTVTPQLRIKDIKKSGPK, encoded by the coding sequence ATGTCAGCAGAAAAAAGATGGGTGATCAAGCCCCAAGGGGATCCTGCGAAGGTAGAGAATCTCTCTGCCGCGCTGGGTATTCCTCCGGTGCTTGCCAACCTACTTGTTCAGCGCGGCATCGAAACACACGAGGAAGCATGGCAGTTCTTTAATCCGAAACTGGAGAACCTGCATGACCCGTTCCTGATGAAGGATATGGACCGGGCCGTGCGCAGAGTCGACGAGGCGGTACGCCGCGGCGAGCCGGTCATGGTCTACGGAGATTACGACGTGGACGGCACGACGGCGGTGGCGCTCGTCTATTCGTTCCTGCGACGGCAGGGCCACCCTTCGCTGCTGTTCTACATCCCCGACCGCTATACCGAAGGGTACGGCGTGTCGATCAAGGCGATAGACTATGCGCAGCGCAAGGGGGTCAAGCTGATCATCGCGCTCGATTGCGGGATCAAGGCGACGGAAAAGGTGGCTTATGCCAAGTCCAAGGGAATCGACTTTATCGTCTGCGATCATCATCTGCCCGGAGATACCATTCCCGACGCGGTGGCCGTGCTCGATCCCAAGCGGGTCGATTGCGGGTATCCGTTCAAGGAACTTTCCGGCTGCGGAGTGGGGTTCAAGATGTTGCAGGGGTACTGTCAGTACAAGGGTTTGCCTTTCTCGGAGGTGGAGTGCCTGCTTGATCTGGTGGTTGTCAGCATCGCGTCGGACATCGTCCCTCTGGTCGGGGAGAACAGGATTCTGGCCCATTACGGCCTCAAGCGGCTGAACGAGAAGCCCGGCAAGGGACTTCTGTCGATCATCAAGATCTGCGGGCTCGACAAGCACCAGATCACGATCGACGACATCGTATTCAAGATCGGGCCTCGCATCAACGCCGCAGGGCGCATGGAGGTCGACTCCGACGACGAGAACGCCGCCCCGTCCGGCGGGCATTCGGCCGTCTATCTGATGGTCGCGCGCGACGAGGAGGTAGCCTCCGAATACGGCGCTTTCATCGATACGTGCAATCAGGACCGCAAGAACATCGACCGTTCGATCACGCAGCAGGCGCACGAGCTGATCGAGCGCAATCCGGAGATGAAGGCCCGCAAGAGCACCGTGATCTACAATCCGAAATGGATGAAAGGCATCGTCGGGATCGTCGCGTCGCGCCTGATCGAGACCTATTACCGTCCGACCGTCGTGCTGACGATGAGCAACGGCTTCGTGACGGGATCGGCGCGGAGCGTGCCGGGGTTCGATCTCTATCAGGCCGTCGAGTCGTGCTCGGACCTGCTGGAGAATTTCGGAGGTCACATTTATGCGGCCGGGCTCACGATGCGGCCGGAGAACGTGGACGAGTTCACGCGCCGCTTCAACGAATACGTCGAACGGCACATCGATCCCCAGATGCTGATTCCGCAGGTCGAGATCGACTCCGAGCTGCTGTTCAGCGATATCACGCCGCAGTTCCGCTCGACGCTGAACCGCTTCCAGCCGTTCGGCCCGGGCAACAACTCGCCGGTGTTCGTCACGCGCGGCGTCAGCAATCGCGGCGACGCCCGGCTGGTGGGAGCCGAGCGGGAGCATCTGAAAATGGACCTGATTCAGGGACAGAAGCCCAATACGCTGATTCCGGCCATCGCTTTCCAGCAGCCGGCCTTGTACGAGCATGTCCGCTCGGGTCGGGGAATCGACGTCTGCTATACGGTCGTCGAGAATCACTATCGGGGGACGGTTACGCCGCAGTTGCGTATCAAGGATATCAAAAAGTCGGGGCCGAAATAA
- a CDS encoding MalY/PatB family protein yields the protein MKYNFDEEICREGTSCEKFDLRDEIFGRDDVIPLWVADMDFAAPPEVTEAIRKRAEHPVLGYSYRSDAYWNAIIGWVERHGGWKLRREWLDFTPGVVSGIVFALRAFTSEGDGVVIQPPVYHPFARQTRLNGRRVLENPLIQAADGRFVVDFDDLDRQLSGAKALLMSNPHNPTGRVFTREELTRIGELCVKHDVLILSDEIHSDLIYDPHRHLHIAALDERFARRTVTFIAPSKTFNMAGLSTSVVIVPDDSLRRRLQTELAKLHADQGNLFGAVALEAAYSRCDEWLEQLIDYLDGNVNYVLDFLRDRMPSVRAVRPEGTYLMWLDFREWPMTHEQTYRLLIDRAGLGVNEGSMFGEQGRGWMRFNIASPRRVIERAMDRLYRAAAAEGLAGPAIRNR from the coding sequence ATGAAATACAATTTCGACGAGGAAATATGCCGGGAAGGCACTTCTTGCGAAAAATTCGACCTGCGGGACGAGATTTTCGGCCGGGACGACGTCATTCCGCTCTGGGTCGCCGATATGGACTTCGCCGCACCGCCCGAGGTCACGGAAGCGATACGCAAGCGGGCGGAACATCCCGTTCTGGGCTATTCCTACCGGTCGGACGCCTATTGGAACGCCATCATCGGCTGGGTCGAACGGCACGGAGGCTGGAAGCTGCGCCGCGAGTGGCTCGACTTCACGCCGGGGGTCGTATCGGGGATCGTTTTCGCGCTCAGGGCATTCACATCGGAAGGAGACGGAGTCGTAATCCAGCCGCCGGTGTATCATCCGTTCGCGCGGCAGACCCGTCTCAACGGACGGCGCGTTCTCGAAAATCCGCTGATACAAGCGGCGGACGGACGGTTCGTCGTCGACTTCGACGATCTGGACCGCCAGTTGTCCGGAGCGAAAGCGTTGCTGATGTCGAATCCGCACAATCCGACCGGGCGCGTCTTCACCCGGGAAGAACTGACGCGCATCGGCGAACTGTGCGTGAAGCACGACGTACTGATCCTCTCCGACGAAATCCATTCCGACCTGATATACGACCCGCACCGGCATCTGCATATCGCCGCGCTCGACGAGCGGTTCGCGCGCCGGACGGTCACGTTCATCGCGCCGAGCAAGACATTCAACATGGCCGGGCTCTCTACGTCGGTCGTCATCGTGCCGGACGACTCGCTCCGCCGGCGTCTGCAGACCGAGCTGGCCAAGCTGCATGCCGATCAGGGCAACCTATTCGGAGCCGTTGCGCTGGAAGCGGCTTACAGTCGGTGCGACGAGTGGCTCGAGCAACTGATCGACTATCTGGACGGAAACGTGAACTACGTGCTCGACTTTTTGCGCGACCGCATGCCTTCCGTTCGTGCGGTCCGGCCCGAAGGCACCTACCTGATGTGGCTCGATTTTCGGGAATGGCCCATGACCCACGAGCAGACGTACCGCCTGCTGATCGACCGGGCAGGACTCGGTGTCAACGAGGGATCGATGTTCGGCGAGCAGGGACGCGGCTGGATGCGTTTCAACATCGCCTCTCCCCGCCGGGTAATCGAACGGGCCATGGACCGGCTCTACCGCGCCGCAGCCGCAGAAGGGCTGGCCGGTCCGGCCATTCGGAACCGATAG
- the lipA gene encoding lipoyl synthase, whose amino-acid sequence MPDYHDEVTRHRKPDWLKIKLHRSEEFGEVARIVREHGLHTICSSGRCPNQAECWSRRTATFMILGDICTRSCKFCATATGKPLPPDPDEPRKLARSISLMGLKHCVVTSVDRDDLPDGGAALWAESVRAVRELNPDTTIELLIPDFDAREELIDLVADARPDILGHNIETVRRLTPQVRSRAKYEVSLRTLAHIARRGLTAKSGLMVGLGETDSEVLEAVDDLVEAGVQILTIGQYLRPSLRHLPVAEYVTPEKFAWYKEQALARGLRYVESGPMVRSSYMAEKAMRSCRTPK is encoded by the coding sequence ATGCCTGATTACCATGATGAGGTAACGCGACATAGAAAACCCGACTGGCTGAAGATCAAGCTCCACCGGAGCGAAGAGTTCGGCGAGGTCGCCCGCATCGTCCGGGAGCACGGGCTCCATACGATTTGCAGCAGCGGCCGTTGCCCGAACCAGGCCGAGTGCTGGAGTCGGCGCACGGCTACTTTCATGATCTTGGGCGACATATGTACTCGCTCGTGCAAGTTCTGCGCGACAGCTACGGGGAAGCCGTTACCGCCCGATCCGGACGAGCCGCGGAAGCTCGCCCGTTCCATATCGCTTATGGGACTGAAACACTGCGTGGTCACGTCGGTGGACCGCGATGACCTGCCCGACGGCGGAGCCGCCTTGTGGGCCGAGTCCGTGCGCGCGGTGCGGGAGTTGAATCCCGATACGACGATCGAGCTGCTGATTCCCGACTTCGACGCGCGCGAGGAGCTGATCGACCTGGTTGCCGATGCGCGTCCGGACATTCTCGGGCACAACATCGAGACGGTGCGGAGGCTGACGCCTCAGGTGCGCTCGCGCGCCAAGTACGAGGTGAGCTTGCGGACGCTCGCTCACATAGCCCGCCGGGGGCTGACGGCCAAGAGCGGCCTGATGGTCGGCCTCGGCGAAACCGACAGCGAGGTGCTCGAAGCCGTGGACGATCTGGTCGAGGCAGGCGTGCAGATTCTGACGATCGGACAGTATCTCCGGCCGTCGCTGCGCCATTTGCCGGTGGCCGAATACGTAACCCCCGAGAAATTCGCTTGGTATAAGGAGCAGGCCCTTGCGCGGGGACTGCGCTACGTGGAGAGCGGACCCATGGTCCGCTCGTCCTATATGGCCGAGAAGGCCATGAGAAGCTGTCGTACCCCAAAATAA
- a CDS encoding site-specific integrase, with amino-acid sequence MNIRVVQKGDIVYKNGCSPLFIRFTHERKSKFVSLGISVLPDHWDKQQQMIRQSCPESAILQQRIEAVLREYERKIRKLEILEIPVTLETLFESKGRRIKCTVSDCFEREIARLESLGKYNSASKVKTVFSLIGQFRNADIRLEEIDLVYLNDLELFLRKRGNKDNSIATKFSVFKAIYNKALAEELFAPKVNPFVKFKVGRLWTATRKRAITKEELRRIIDFGLPESASPYLILARDIFLFTYFTAGINIGDIARLEYRNIRNGRIYYTRRKTGKNISCQLMPLASAIIAKYSRPDHSETDYIFPILNKAMHMTDLQQYNRLHKVTAKINRELGELAKLAGIETHLTTYVARHTYATVLKRSGVNIAIISESLGHSDLATTQIYLDSFENSQIDEAMKHLL; translated from the coding sequence ATGAATATCAGAGTTGTGCAGAAAGGCGACATCGTTTATAAAAACGGGTGTTCGCCTTTGTTCATTCGGTTTACCCACGAACGTAAGAGTAAGTTTGTCAGCTTGGGGATTTCCGTACTTCCCGATCATTGGGACAAGCAACAGCAAATGATTCGGCAATCATGCCCCGAATCCGCTATTTTACAGCAACGAATCGAAGCTGTTCTTCGAGAGTACGAACGGAAAATACGGAAATTGGAAATTCTTGAGATTCCCGTTACGCTGGAAACCCTGTTCGAATCGAAAGGCAGAAGGATTAAATGCACCGTTTCGGATTGTTTCGAACGTGAGATCGCCCGTCTCGAATCGCTCGGTAAATACAATTCGGCCTCGAAGGTCAAAACCGTATTTTCTCTGATCGGTCAATTCCGCAACGCCGATATACGGTTGGAAGAGATTGATTTGGTGTATCTGAACGATCTTGAACTGTTCCTGCGTAAACGAGGCAACAAGGATAACAGTATCGCCACCAAATTCAGCGTGTTCAAGGCGATTTACAACAAGGCGCTGGCGGAAGAACTCTTTGCGCCGAAAGTCAATCCGTTCGTAAAGTTCAAAGTAGGTCGGCTTTGGACGGCTACTCGTAAAAGGGCCATTACCAAAGAGGAACTGCGACGGATCATAGATTTCGGACTGCCCGAATCGGCATCGCCTTATTTGATTCTGGCAAGGGATATATTTCTGTTTACCTACTTTACAGCAGGAATCAATATCGGAGATATAGCCCGATTGGAGTACCGCAACATCCGTAACGGGCGTATCTACTACACACGTCGCAAAACGGGCAAAAATATCAGTTGCCAGTTAATGCCTCTCGCTTCTGCAATCATCGCCAAATACAGCAGGCCCGACCATTCGGAAACCGATTATATCTTTCCGATTCTTAATAAGGCTATGCACATGACCGATTTGCAACAGTACAACAGACTTCATAAAGTTACGGCCAAAATCAATCGGGAGTTGGGCGAGTTGGCAAAATTAGCAGGTATCGAAACGCATCTGACCACCTACGTTGCGAGACACACGTATGCGACCGTACTCAAGCGTTCGGGAGTGAACATTGCGATCATCTCTGAATCCCTCGGTCATTCCGACCTTGCCACAACTCAAATCTATCTGGATTCGTTCGAGAACTCGCAGATCGACGAAGCGATGAAGCACTTGCTATGA